From the Trichocoleus sp. genome, one window contains:
- a CDS encoding PH domain-containing protein, with amino-acid sequence MGIQEEVYYEGGPHIGELILNVLLGFTVICLPLTVGAVVRALWLRYRITSRRISITSGWMGRDRSDIIYSEIAKIVTVPRGLGLWGDMVITLKDGSRLELRGVPKFREVYDYMNQKLSAKAQKNSGQLGKKKEN; translated from the coding sequence ATGGGCATTCAGGAAGAAGTTTATTATGAGGGCGGTCCCCATATCGGGGAGTTAATTCTTAACGTCCTGTTAGGGTTTACAGTCATTTGTTTGCCGTTAACGGTTGGTGCAGTGGTTCGGGCGCTTTGGTTGCGATACCGCATTACCAGTCGCCGGATTTCAATCACAAGTGGCTGGATGGGGCGCGACCGCTCAGATATTATCTACTCTGAGATTGCCAAAATTGTCACAGTTCCCCGTGGGCTCGGGCTCTGGGGCGATATGGTTATCACGCTAAAAGACGGCAGTCGTCTAGAACTGCGAGGCGTTCCAAAGTTTCGCGAAGTCTACGACTATATGAACCAGAAGCTGTCAGCGAAGGCTCAAAAGAACAGCGGACAGCTAGGAAAAAAGAAAGAAAACTAA
- a CDS encoding SH3 domain-containing protein yields the protein MSISVSGISKFLLGFALAIALLFAAGVGTMRYILTRVATPPPKPVFANDPSPVAVSPAASPAPSPATAAVSPNPGATPAAAASPSAAGSYAAKVSQPIGLIMRQEPNAEAPQVGGIDYNQQLTVLEDSPDGAWQKVRLESGSEGWVKGGNTERVN from the coding sequence ATGTCGATTAGCGTCTCAGGAATTTCTAAGTTTCTGCTGGGGTTTGCGTTAGCAATTGCACTTTTGTTTGCGGCCGGAGTCGGCACAATGCGCTATATCTTGACCAGGGTTGCCACTCCACCCCCAAAACCGGTCTTTGCGAATGACCCCTCTCCTGTTGCAGTCAGTCCAGCAGCTAGTCCAGCGCCCAGTCCAGCAACGGCTGCTGTAAGCCCTAACCCTGGAGCTACTCCTGCTGCTGCCGCCAGCCCTTCTGCCGCAGGAAGCTATGCTGCAAAGGTGAGTCAACCGATCGGCTTGATTATGCGTCAAGAGCCTAATGCAGAGGCACCCCAAGTGGGCGGAATTGACTATAACCAACAGCTGACTGTTTTAGAAGACAGCCCGGATGGTGCTTGGCAAAAAGTGAGACTGGAAAGCGGGAGTGAAGGCTGGGTGAAAGGCGGAAATACTGAACGAGTGAATTGA
- a CDS encoding peptidoglycan-binding protein: MVSTSFACSRSLRFQATAAHSLQCQIAARSSRSSGHLMVWLLLSSVGLVPLVGGLMAGGAIAQTEPVYLAQVASPSSGALKLNSTGDAVSELQQQLAALGYFNGEVTGFFGTTTQAAVIQFQEANGLTADGVVGAATQTALSQKTATSTATSSSGTPQAILRLNDTGAQVTELQRRLTELGYYSGGISGVFDGVTQAAVIGFQQANGLTADGIVGASTEAALRRPAQTSPTATAPSTPYPVTNLNLLRFGSTGPAVSTLQTQLQALGFYTGAITGSFDAQTQASVIAFQQSRGLVADGVVGPQVNAALGNPALGQGVGQVQPQMQQFQMIQQAQQAQLQAEQARREAEQARLEAEQARLIYLQNLQEGRYSVAELQRQLQAQGYNPGDVNGVLTQTTQSAISDAQQKYGLSESDFLSTTPF, encoded by the coding sequence ATGGTTTCTACAAGCTTCGCCTGTTCTCGTTCCCTACGGTTTCAAGCCACTGCCGCTCACTCCCTTCAATGCCAGATTGCTGCGCGATCGTCTCGATCGTCTGGGCATCTCATGGTTTGGCTGCTGCTGTCATCTGTGGGGTTGGTGCCGCTGGTGGGAGGGTTGATGGCAGGAGGGGCGATCGCTCAAACAGAACCCGTTTATCTGGCACAGGTGGCTTCTCCATCCTCTGGTGCATTAAAGCTTAATAGCACTGGGGATGCTGTATCAGAGCTTCAGCAACAGCTCGCTGCTTTAGGATACTTCAATGGAGAGGTTACAGGCTTTTTTGGGACAACCACTCAAGCGGCTGTAATTCAGTTTCAGGAAGCCAATGGATTAACGGCAGATGGTGTCGTTGGAGCCGCAACACAGACTGCGCTTTCACAGAAAACGGCGACTTCAACAGCAACTTCAAGTAGTGGCACTCCCCAAGCGATTTTGCGCCTCAATGACACAGGTGCTCAAGTCACAGAACTGCAACGCCGTTTAACCGAGTTAGGCTACTACAGTGGCGGGATTTCTGGGGTCTTTGATGGCGTCACTCAGGCTGCTGTCATTGGATTTCAGCAAGCGAATGGCTTAACCGCAGATGGCATTGTCGGAGCTTCAACAGAAGCAGCCCTGCGTCGCCCCGCTCAGACTTCTCCGACTGCAACTGCCCCCAGCACTCCCTATCCGGTCACAAATCTCAACCTCCTGCGGTTTGGCTCAACAGGTCCGGCTGTTAGCACGCTACAAACACAGCTTCAGGCACTCGGGTTTTACACAGGCGCGATTACAGGCAGCTTTGATGCACAGACTCAGGCAAGCGTAATTGCATTCCAACAGTCGAGAGGACTCGTTGCGGATGGAGTTGTGGGTCCACAGGTGAACGCTGCTTTAGGAAATCCAGCTTTGGGGCAGGGAGTGGGTCAGGTACAGCCACAAATGCAGCAGTTTCAGATGATTCAGCAAGCCCAGCAAGCTCAGTTGCAGGCAGAGCAAGCTCGCAGGGAAGCAGAACAAGCCCGCCTGGAGGCAGAGCAAGCGCGGCTGATTTACTTACAGAACCTTCAGGAAGGTCGCTACAGCGTTGCGGAACTGCAAAGACAGTTGCAGGCTCAGGGCTACAATCCGGGAGATGTGAATGGTGTGCTGACTCAAACCACTCAATCTGCGATTTCTGACGCACAGCAAAAGTATGGTCTGAGCGAGAGTGACTTCCTAAGCACCACCCCCTTCTAG
- the rnpA gene encoding ribonuclease P protein component gives MALPQAYRLRRRADFSRVYKSGLRRTSPHLILRALRLPAKKSDPAQAIEAQPTLIGVSIGLKVSKRAVVRNRIKRQIRAALQQMLPEVADGWHLVVVVKPSAVECDYKQFLQELKQLLVSAEVIHGHSGRSLL, from the coding sequence GTGGCTCTGCCCCAAGCTTATCGACTGAGGCGTCGAGCAGACTTTAGTCGGGTTTACAAGTCTGGCTTACGTCGGACAAGCCCTCACTTAATCCTGAGAGCGCTACGGCTTCCAGCGAAAAAGAGCGATCCGGCTCAGGCAATTGAAGCTCAGCCCACTCTAATCGGGGTTTCTATTGGCTTGAAGGTGAGCAAGCGGGCTGTTGTCCGAAACCGCATTAAGCGACAGATTCGGGCTGCTCTGCAGCAAATGCTGCCTGAAGTTGCAGATGGTTGGCATCTAGTAGTTGTGGTTAAACCCAGCGCAGTAGAGTGCGATTACAAACAATTTCTGCAAGAATTAAAGCAGCTATTGGTCAGCGCCGAGGTAATCCATGGGCATTCAGGAAGAAGTTTATTATGA
- the rpmH gene encoding 50S ribosomal protein L34, with protein sequence MTKRTLGGTRRKRRRVSGFRTRMRTYTGRRVIKARRNKGRVRLSAT encoded by the coding sequence ATGACTAAGCGGACTCTGGGCGGAACTCGTCGTAAGCGGAGAAGGGTTTCTGGCTTTCGCACTCGGATGCGAACTTACACGGGTAGACGGGTGATCAAGGCGCGGCGCAACAAAGGACGGGTTAGACTTTCGGCAACCTAA
- the yidC gene encoding membrane protein insertase YidC — MDFGVGFLSNNVMLPILDFFYGIVPSYGLAIVALTLVIRFALYPLSAGSIRSMRRMKVTQPVMQKRVKEIQERYKDDPTKQQEEMSKVYKEFGNPLAGCFPVLIQMPVLFALFATLRGSPFSDINYSVNVQILPREQIEQVQPQAFTTNPQNIYVADGVHVPVSALLPGGNQLVVGEKTPIAFQTASGEPLKQVLEEYPDVNLQPTWKITKGEELVRFDENGNLQALQPGEATLQGTIPGLAASKGFLFIKALGQVGVTDTEGNINWDILGMVLFFGVSLYLNQMISGQGPSGNPQQQTVNRITPIIFSGMFLFFPLPAGVLMYMVIANVFQTAQTYILSKEPLPENLQKLVEAEEKQGGNGREVLPFEPVRTKKEAEEPKKDAAANRKETPAKNQPKNAANKTAKKDPGQTKKKG, encoded by the coding sequence ATGGACTTTGGTGTCGGATTTTTATCTAACAACGTGATGCTGCCGATCCTAGATTTTTTCTACGGGATCGTGCCAAGTTATGGTCTGGCGATCGTCGCTTTGACCCTGGTCATTCGCTTTGCGCTCTATCCTTTGAGTGCAGGCTCCATCCGCAGCATGAGACGGATGAAAGTCACGCAGCCAGTGATGCAAAAGCGGGTCAAAGAGATTCAAGAGCGGTATAAAGACGATCCGACGAAGCAGCAGGAGGAGATGAGCAAGGTCTACAAGGAGTTTGGCAATCCTCTTGCAGGTTGCTTCCCTGTATTGATCCAGATGCCCGTCTTGTTCGCGCTCTTTGCAACTCTGCGGGGTTCACCGTTCTCTGATATCAATTATTCAGTCAATGTTCAAATCCTGCCGCGTGAGCAGATTGAGCAAGTTCAGCCTCAAGCATTTACAACCAATCCGCAAAATATTTATGTTGCTGATGGAGTGCATGTTCCCGTTTCGGCACTGCTCCCCGGTGGCAATCAGCTTGTAGTCGGTGAAAAAACCCCGATCGCTTTTCAAACAGCAAGCGGTGAGCCGCTGAAGCAAGTCCTGGAAGAGTATCCAGATGTCAATTTGCAGCCGACCTGGAAGATTACTAAAGGAGAAGAGCTGGTTCGGTTTGACGAAAACGGCAATTTACAAGCGCTACAGCCTGGTGAAGCAACCCTTCAAGGCACAATTCCTGGACTCGCAGCAAGCAAAGGCTTTTTGTTTATCAAAGCGTTGGGTCAAGTCGGCGTCACTGATACAGAAGGCAACATCAACTGGGACATTCTCGGCATGGTGCTGTTCTTTGGCGTTAGTCTCTACCTCAACCAGATGATTTCGGGGCAGGGTCCGAGCGGAAATCCACAGCAGCAAACCGTAAACCGCATCACGCCGATTATTTTCTCCGGGATGTTCCTCTTCTTCCCGCTTCCTGCCGGAGTGCTGATGTATATGGTAATCGCCAACGTCTTCCAGACGGCTCAAACTTATATCCTGTCCAAGGAACCTCTACCAGAGAATTTGCAAAAATTGGTTGAGGCAGAGGAGAAGCAGGGTGGTAATGGGCGAGAGGTATTGCCTTTTGAGCCTGTACGGACGAAGAAAGAGGCTGAAGAGCCGAAGAAAGATGCAGCAGCGAACCGGAAGGAAACGCCTGCAAAAAATCAGCCTAAAAACGCTGCTAACAAAACAGCAAAGAAAGATCCAGGGCAGACCAAAAAGAAAGGCTAG
- a CDS encoding R3H domain-containing nucleic acid-binding protein: MDDQPELQGRQWVEELLKLANSPAQVTVDGSRLESEGSNWLIIDDRHLSPQQVEGLIGANGAVLDAIQYLANTTLNLGQPDTLQTAYTIELAGYRVRRQAELQNLAEQAVQQVRATGAEYEMASLSAAERRQVHTYLKAFDDLETYSRGKEPDRRLVIRLLQSGSHVAETGSDVAETDS; encoded by the coding sequence ATGGATGATCAGCCAGAGCTACAGGGTCGCCAGTGGGTGGAGGAGTTACTGAAACTCGCAAATTCTCCTGCCCAAGTTACAGTAGACGGCAGTCGGCTTGAATCTGAGGGGAGTAATTGGCTGATTATTGACGATCGCCATCTCTCTCCTCAGCAGGTTGAGGGGTTAATTGGTGCAAATGGCGCTGTATTGGATGCAATTCAGTATCTTGCGAATACAACGCTGAATCTGGGGCAGCCTGATACCTTACAAACTGCCTACACGATCGAACTAGCAGGCTATCGAGTTCGTAGACAGGCAGAACTCCAGAACCTTGCAGAACAAGCAGTGCAGCAGGTTCGAGCCACTGGAGCAGAATATGAGATGGCTTCGCTCTCAGCAGCAGAGCGGCGACAGGTTCACACTTATCTCAAAGCCTTTGATGATCTGGAAACCTACAGCCGGGGGAAAGAGCCCGATCGTCGCCTGGTAATTCGGCTGCTTCAATCTGGCTCACACGTAGCTGAAACAGGCTCAGATGTAGCTGAAACAGATAGTTAA
- a CDS encoding DUF2808 domain-containing protein: MTRQPSPMVRLFSALAAAGCLVTGLATTGLAQGLPGLSIFSGIERVNQLNFRLDNFGRPGATDRYHLRIPATKMDLAVSQFAITYPESYRGTFDDQDIEVKVNNKSIALDKAVWDKDNRVIEIYPVEPVPADTRVEIVLSNVRNPRYVGTHYFNALVRSPGDLPMLRYVGTWQVSISPYHNNSL, from the coding sequence ATGACACGTCAACCTTCCCCTATGGTTCGCCTCTTTTCGGCTCTGGCAGCTGCCGGTTGTTTAGTCACAGGTCTTGCGACAACTGGTCTGGCTCAAGGGCTACCCGGTCTGTCGATTTTTAGTGGCATTGAGCGGGTAAATCAGCTAAACTTCCGGCTCGATAACTTTGGTAGACCCGGTGCGACCGATCGCTATCACCTGCGGATTCCGGCAACGAAAATGGATCTGGCAGTTTCTCAATTTGCCATCACCTATCCAGAGAGCTATCGCGGCACGTTCGACGATCAAGACATTGAGGTGAAAGTCAACAATAAATCTATTGCTCTGGATAAGGCTGTCTGGGACAAAGACAACCGAGTGATCGAAATCTATCCAGTTGAGCCCGTTCCAGCCGATACCCGCGTTGAAATCGTTCTCTCCAACGTCCGCAACCCCAGATACGTCGGTACCCATTACTTCAATGCACTGGTGCGCTCCCCAGGGGACTTGCCAATGCTGCGCTATGTTGGCACCTGGCAGGTCTCAATCAGCCCATACCACAACAACAGTCTGTAA
- a CDS encoding YceD family protein, giving the protein MEAIFIPQLAKAPEQTDKIPVQEHLPGLETLTPVQGVIKVTHRGNYLEVKANAVAIVTLACDRCLQQYNHRLVVDTSEVIWLQEPIEDFAEEGVEQEVALEDLVESLPPNGYFRPDEWLYEQFCLAVPQRQLCDQQCQGIQVQEPSSEKAAPVDRRWASLESLKDSLK; this is encoded by the coding sequence ATGGAAGCAATTTTTATTCCGCAACTGGCTAAAGCACCAGAGCAAACTGACAAAATTCCTGTGCAAGAGCATCTCCCTGGTTTGGAAACGCTTACTCCAGTTCAGGGTGTGATCAAAGTTACCCATCGCGGCAACTATCTGGAAGTCAAGGCAAACGCAGTGGCAATTGTGACGCTGGCTTGCGATCGATGCCTACAGCAGTACAATCACCGTTTGGTTGTTGATACCTCTGAAGTCATCTGGCTACAAGAGCCGATCGAAGATTTTGCTGAAGAAGGCGTTGAGCAAGAAGTCGCGCTTGAGGATCTGGTTGAGTCGTTGCCGCCAAACGGGTATTTCCGTCCTGATGAATGGCTTTATGAGCAGTTCTGTTTGGCTGTGCCGCAGCGTCAATTATGCGATCAGCAGTGTCAGGGCATCCAGGTTCAGGAGCCGTCATCTGAAAAAGCAGCTCCGGTCGATCGGCGTTGGGCATCGCTGGAGTCTTTGAAAGACAGTCTGAAATAA
- a CDS encoding DNA polymerase I — MSPVETHPKLILIDGHSLAFRSYFAYAKGRDGGLRTSTGIPTSVVYGFLKALTETLEAEKPDYLGIAFDVKEPTFRHEADETYKAGRPDAPEDFVPDMKNLQALLTAMKLPVLKAPGYEADDIVGTVAHRARAEGWRVKILSGDRDLFQLVDPQQSVTVLYLSTTFGKGTPPPKEFGVEQIKDKMGILPSQIVDFKALCGDASDNIPGVRGIGEKTAVNLLSTYGSLDRVYAALDEMKGAVKKKLEEGKDAALHSQYMAQIHLDVPLQVTLEDLKLQGFDTEATIPLLEKLELKQFLNNLTRMQQVMGGKVRDGAIDNQAGAETNLPDTDGNAAEDFGSDDLWFFSPEETDSNQQLESAAVQPDIINSPEKLQALVDRLKTFTDPDAPVAWDTETTAIDPLDAELVGIGCCWGNHPADVAYIPIGHHTGNNLDKTLALEALRPILESTDYPKTLQNAKYDRLIFRKHGVTLRGVVFDSMLASYVLNPEKPNNLSEMGLRYLNLTSLSYTDLVPKGKNIADLGIEPVAHYCGTDAYVTYGLVAKLRSELQDYPDLNQLFTEIELPLEPVLAEMEAQGIRIDSDYLKDFSKRLEKDLEGIEKRAYEAAGEKFSLGSPKQLSELLFEKLGLDRKLSRKIKTGYSTDAATLEKMQTKLESDIELAEKAKGEDAAARLEILKRNYAVVSSIIEHRTLTKLKTTYVDSLPTLVHPDTGRVHTDFNQAVTTTGRLSSSNPNLQNIPIRTAFSRQIRAAFVPEPNWLMISADYSQIELRILAHLSQEPVLLETYQNNRDVHRLTAQLLFEKEEITSEERRLGKIINFGVIYGMGAQRFARESGVSTADARVFIDRFNQRYSNVFTYLQQMQKEAIGQGYVTTIKGRRRYFNFGSDNLKRLRGTDPEAIDLDKIRLRDQYDAQLLRAAANAPIQGSSADIIKIAMVQLHHLLQNHQAHLLLQVHDELVFEIHPDEWEALQLKIRSTMESAVQLSVPLMVEVHSGKNWMDAK, encoded by the coding sequence ATGTCCCCTGTCGAAACTCATCCCAAGCTCATTCTGATTGACGGGCACTCTCTCGCCTTCCGGTCATACTTTGCCTATGCCAAGGGACGGGATGGGGGACTGCGAACTTCAACCGGAATTCCCACCAGTGTCGTTTATGGTTTCCTCAAGGCATTGACCGAAACCCTGGAGGCAGAAAAGCCCGATTACCTGGGCATTGCCTTTGACGTGAAAGAGCCTACTTTTCGCCACGAAGCAGACGAAACCTACAAAGCAGGTAGACCCGACGCGCCAGAAGACTTTGTGCCGGATATGAAAAATCTGCAGGCGTTGCTGACGGCAATGAAGCTGCCTGTGCTGAAGGCTCCAGGCTATGAAGCAGACGATATTGTCGGGACGGTGGCTCATCGGGCGCGGGCAGAAGGCTGGCGGGTCAAAATTTTGTCGGGCGATCGAGATCTGTTTCAACTGGTTGATCCGCAGCAGTCTGTGACGGTTCTCTATCTCAGCACTACATTTGGTAAAGGCACGCCGCCACCCAAAGAGTTTGGTGTTGAGCAGATCAAAGATAAGATGGGCATCTTGCCCTCTCAGATTGTAGATTTCAAAGCCCTCTGTGGTGACGCCTCTGATAACATTCCCGGTGTGCGAGGGATTGGCGAAAAGACAGCGGTTAATCTGTTGAGCACCTATGGCTCGCTCGATCGGGTCTATGCTGCCCTGGACGAAATGAAAGGAGCAGTCAAGAAGAAGCTGGAAGAAGGCAAAGATGCGGCGCTGCATTCTCAGTACATGGCACAAATTCACCTTGATGTGCCGCTGCAAGTGACGCTAGAAGATCTGAAGCTCCAGGGATTCGACACAGAAGCAACCATTCCACTGCTCGAAAAGCTGGAACTCAAGCAGTTTCTCAACAACCTGACTCGAATGCAGCAGGTGATGGGTGGCAAGGTTAGAGATGGAGCGATCGACAATCAAGCAGGCGCGGAAACCAATCTTCCTGACACCGACGGCAATGCAGCAGAGGATTTTGGCAGCGATGATCTCTGGTTCTTTAGCCCCGAAGAAACTGACTCCAATCAGCAACTTGAATCTGCCGCTGTTCAACCAGACATTATCAACAGCCCTGAGAAACTACAAGCTTTAGTCGATCGCCTTAAAACCTTCACTGATCCAGATGCTCCGGTTGCCTGGGATACCGAAACCACTGCGATCGATCCGCTCGATGCCGAACTGGTTGGCATTGGCTGCTGTTGGGGTAATCATCCCGCTGATGTTGCCTATATCCCGATCGGACATCACACTGGCAATAATCTGGACAAAACGCTGGCTCTAGAGGCGCTGCGCCCGATTCTGGAAAGCACAGACTATCCCAAAACGCTCCAAAATGCGAAGTACGATCGCCTCATTTTCCGCAAGCATGGCGTGACTTTACGCGGAGTTGTGTTTGACTCAATGCTGGCAAGCTATGTGCTGAATCCCGAAAAGCCAAACAACCTGAGTGAGATGGGCTTGCGCTACCTGAACCTGACTTCGCTCAGCTATACCGATCTGGTTCCCAAGGGCAAAAATATTGCGGATCTGGGGATTGAACCCGTCGCTCACTATTGCGGCACAGATGCTTATGTTACCTATGGACTGGTTGCAAAGCTGCGATCGGAACTGCAAGATTATCCAGATTTAAACCAGCTCTTCACTGAGATTGAACTGCCGCTAGAACCCGTTTTGGCAGAGATGGAAGCGCAGGGAATTCGGATTGATTCTGATTATTTAAAAGATTTTTCTAAGAGGCTTGAAAAAGACCTGGAGGGCATTGAAAAACGTGCTTATGAAGCAGCAGGCGAGAAGTTTAGCCTGGGTTCTCCAAAACAGTTGAGTGAATTGCTGTTTGAAAAATTAGGGCTCGATCGCAAGCTCTCCCGCAAGATCAAAACAGGGTATTCAACTGATGCCGCGACATTAGAGAAAATGCAGACCAAGCTGGAGTCTGACATTGAGCTGGCTGAGAAAGCCAAAGGGGAGGATGCCGCCGCTCGTCTGGAAATTCTAAAGCGTAATTATGCCGTCGTCAGTTCCATCATTGAACACCGTACCTTAACCAAGCTCAAAACGACCTACGTTGATTCGCTGCCCACGCTGGTTCATCCAGATACGGGTAGGGTTCATACTGACTTCAACCAGGCAGTCACAACGACGGGTCGCCTCTCTTCCTCGAATCCGAACCTGCAAAATATCCCAATTCGGACTGCTTTTAGCCGTCAAATCCGCGCTGCTTTCGTGCCGGAGCCAAACTGGCTGATGATATCAGCAGACTATTCCCAAATCGAGCTTCGCATTCTGGCGCACCTGAGCCAGGAACCCGTCTTGCTGGAAACCTACCAGAACAATCGAGATGTCCATCGGCTCACGGCACAGCTTTTGTTTGAAAAAGAAGAGATCACCTCAGAAGAACGCCGCCTGGGGAAAATCATCAACTTTGGCGTGATCTACGGTATGGGTGCGCAGCGGTTTGCACGGGAGTCTGGCGTTTCAACCGCAGATGCCAGGGTCTTTATTGATCGATTTAACCAGCGCTATTCGAATGTTTTCACCTATCTTCAGCAGATGCAGAAAGAGGCGATCGGGCAGGGTTATGTCACCACAATTAAAGGCAGAAGACGCTATTTTAATTTTGGCAGCGATAATCTAAAACGACTGAGAGGTACTGATCCAGAGGCGATCGATTTGGATAAAATCCGGCTGCGCGACCAGTACGATGCTCAGCTTCTTCGAGCCGCCGCTAATGCCCCTATCCAGGGTTCCAGTGCCGACATCATCAAAATTGCAATGGTGCAGTTACATCACCTTCTCCAAAACCATCAAGCGCATCTGCTGCTCCAGGTGCACGATGAACTGGTGTTTGAAATCCATCCCGACGAGTGGGAAGCCCTCCAGCTCAAAATCAGATCCACAATGGAATCCGCCGTTCAACTCAGCGTTCCGCTCATGGTCGAAGTCCATTCAGGCAAGAACTGGATGGATGCAAAGTAG
- a CDS encoding AAA family ATPase, translating into MAFNNEFELLLRARYPIIYVPTREEERVEAAIVQSAKQQGNRSVYIWDFVDGYQGNPNDSGFGKRNPLQALEFVEKLSATVAAIFVLRDFHRFLDDVSVARKLRNLARLLKSQPKNIVILSPQIAIPEDLGEVLTIQEFPLPSTAEIQTELERLLGATGQNLEARTLDEIVRSCQGLSMERIRRVLAKAIATHGSIQPDDVELILEEKRQTIRQTQILDFYPAAEKISDIGGLDNLKDWLLRRGGAFTERARQYGLPHPRGLLLVGIQGTGKSLTAKAIAHHWHLPLLRLDVGRLFGGLVGESESRTRQMIQVAEALAPCVLWIDEIDKAFAGLDGRGDSGTTSRVFGTFITWLAEKTSPVFVVATANNIQALPPEMLRRGRFDEIFFVGLPSQEERRAIFAVHLSRLRPHNLQSYDLDRLAYETPDFSGAEIEQMLTEAMHLGFSQNRDFTTEDILEAASQIIPLARTAQDQIRMLQNWAADGRVRLASRQSGLGSRIQPQSIQ; encoded by the coding sequence ATGGCTTTCAACAACGAGTTTGAACTCCTGCTGCGTGCGCGGTATCCCATTATTTATGTTCCCACCCGTGAAGAAGAGCGGGTTGAAGCAGCGATCGTTCAATCTGCAAAACAGCAGGGAAACCGCAGCGTCTACATCTGGGATTTCGTGGATGGTTATCAAGGTAACCCAAACGATTCAGGCTTTGGCAAACGAAACCCATTGCAAGCGCTTGAATTTGTGGAAAAGCTGTCTGCGACGGTGGCTGCAATCTTTGTGCTGCGAGATTTTCATCGTTTTTTAGATGATGTTTCTGTCGCGCGAAAGCTTCGCAATCTGGCACGGCTGCTAAAGTCTCAGCCCAAAAATATTGTCATTCTTTCTCCGCAGATTGCCATTCCAGAGGATCTAGGCGAAGTTCTGACGATTCAGGAGTTTCCATTGCCCAGCACTGCTGAAATTCAGACAGAACTAGAACGGCTGCTCGGCGCAACAGGACAAAATTTAGAAGCTCGGACGCTAGATGAAATTGTCCGCTCTTGTCAGGGTTTGTCGATGGAGCGAATTCGGCGCGTCTTAGCAAAAGCGATCGCCACTCACGGTTCAATCCAACCAGACGACGTTGAACTCATTCTGGAAGAAAAGCGGCAGACTATTCGCCAGACTCAGATTCTTGACTTTTACCCTGCTGCCGAAAAAATTTCTGATATCGGAGGTTTAGACAACCTGAAAGACTGGCTGCTGCGTCGGGGAGGAGCCTTCACAGAAAGAGCGCGACAATATGGGCTACCTCATCCCAGAGGCTTGTTGTTGGTCGGCATTCAGGGAACGGGTAAATCGCTCACGGCAAAGGCGATCGCTCATCACTGGCATTTACCGCTGCTGCGCTTGGATGTCGGACGGCTCTTTGGTGGCTTGGTGGGAGAGTCAGAATCGCGAACCCGGCAGATGATTCAGGTTGCTGAAGCACTGGCACCTTGCGTGCTATGGATTGATGAAATTGATAAGGCATTCGCAGGTTTGGACGGACGAGGCGATTCTGGAACGACCAGCCGCGTTTTTGGGACGTTTATCACCTGGTTAGCTGAAAAAACTTCGCCTGTCTTTGTGGTTGCCACTGCTAATAATATCCAAGCTCTACCACCCGAAATGCTGCGTCGAGGACGATTCGACGAAATTTTCTTTGTTGGGCTGCCTAGCCAGGAAGAGCGACGCGCCATTTTTGCAGTTCATTTGTCGCGGTTGCGTCCCCATAATCTCCAGAGCTACGACCTCGATCGACTGGCTTATGAAACACCAGATTTTTCTGGAGCAGAGATTGAGCAAATGCTGACTGAAGCGATGCATCTTGGATTTAGTCAGAATCGAGACTTTACCACTGAAGATATTTTGGAAGCTGCCAGCCAAATTATTCCCCTGGCTCGCACCGCACAAGACCAAATTCGGATGCTGCAAAACTGGGCAGCTGATGGACGGGTTCGCCTTGCTTCTCGACAAAGTGGTTTAGGTAGCAGAATTCAGCCGCAGTCCATACAATAG